Proteins from a single region of Eretmochelys imbricata isolate rEreImb1 chromosome 20, rEreImb1.hap1, whole genome shotgun sequence:
- the STX10 gene encoding syntaxin-10 isoform X2, whose product MALEDPFSAVRREVQKAVNTARGLYGRWCELLQETRVVSAEEFDWTTNELRNSLRSIEWDLEDLEETIGIVESNPRKFRIEASELTERRAFVKQMRDSVKEMRDHISSPSALAIAERKNREMLIGGGASQKPPLEQYGPLREELVSANSRYIEEQQLQQQLIIDQQDEQLELVSGSIRVLKHMSGQVGDELEEQSLPAAVVCDWHSARSPHRVRSFLLLLKKKTKPDDDGNERETNPKAAKKPRCRFPTQIRKVKSRLERKRKQS is encoded by the exons ATGGCCCTGGAGGACCCGTTCTCCGCCGTGCGGAG GGAGGTGCAGAAGGCCGTGAACACGGCCCGGGGGCTCTACGGGCGCTGGTGCGAGCTGCTGCAGGAGACTCGTGTGGTCAGCGCGGAGGAGTTTGACTGGACCACGAACGAGCTGCGCAACAGCCTGCGTAGCATCGAGTGGGACCTGGAGGATCTGGAGGAGACCATCG GCATTGTGGAGTCAAACCCTCGCAAGTTCAGGATCGAAGCCAGCGAGCTGACGGAGAGACGGGCCTTCGTGAAACAGATGCGGGACTCTGTCAAG GAGATGCGGGATCACATATCCAGCCCGTCAGCCCTGGCCATCGCTGAGCGGAAAAACAGAGAG ATGCTGATTGGCGGTGGGGCCAGCCAGAAGCCCCCCCTGGAGCAATACGGCCCGCTGCGGGAGGAGCTGGTGTCCGCCAATTCCCGCTATATTGAGGAGCAGCAACTGCAGCAGCAG CTGATCATAGACCAGCAGGATGAGCAGCTGGAGCTGGTGTCGGGCAGCATCCGGGTCTTGAAGCACATGTCGGGCCAGGTTGGGGATGAGCTGGAGGAGCAGAGctt acCGGCGGCAGTGGTGTGCGATTGGCATTCTGCTCGTTCTCCTCATCGTG ttcgttcttttttgttgttgttgaaaaagaaaacaaaacccgaCGATGATGGCAACGAAAGGGAAACCAACCCAAAAGCTGCGAAAAAACCCAGGTGCCGCTTCCCAACTCAAATACGGAAAGTGAAGTCCAGATTGGAAAGAAAACGCAAACAATCGTGA
- the STX10 gene encoding syntaxin-10 isoform X5, with the protein MALEDPFSAVRREVQKAVNTARGLYGRWCELLQETRVVSAEEFDWTTNELRNSLRSIEWDLEDLEETIGIVESNPRKFRIEASELTERRAFVKQMRDSVKEMRDHISSPSALAIAERKNREMLIGGGASQKPPLEQYGPLREELVSANSRYIEEQQLQQQLIIDQQDEQLELVSGSIRVLKHMSGQVGDELEEQSFSFFFVVVEKENKTRR; encoded by the exons ATGGCCCTGGAGGACCCGTTCTCCGCCGTGCGGAG GGAGGTGCAGAAGGCCGTGAACACGGCCCGGGGGCTCTACGGGCGCTGGTGCGAGCTGCTGCAGGAGACTCGTGTGGTCAGCGCGGAGGAGTTTGACTGGACCACGAACGAGCTGCGCAACAGCCTGCGTAGCATCGAGTGGGACCTGGAGGATCTGGAGGAGACCATCG GCATTGTGGAGTCAAACCCTCGCAAGTTCAGGATCGAAGCCAGCGAGCTGACGGAGAGACGGGCCTTCGTGAAACAGATGCGGGACTCTGTCAAG GAGATGCGGGATCACATATCCAGCCCGTCAGCCCTGGCCATCGCTGAGCGGAAAAACAGAGAG ATGCTGATTGGCGGTGGGGCCAGCCAGAAGCCCCCCCTGGAGCAATACGGCCCGCTGCGGGAGGAGCTGGTGTCCGCCAATTCCCGCTATATTGAGGAGCAGCAACTGCAGCAGCAG CTGATCATAGACCAGCAGGATGAGCAGCTGGAGCTGGTGTCGGGCAGCATCCGGGTCTTGAAGCACATGTCGGGCCAGGTTGGGGATGAGCTGGAGGAGCAGAGctt ttcgttcttttttgttgttgttgaaaaagaaaacaaaacccgaCGATGA
- the STX10 gene encoding syntaxin-10 isoform X4 has protein sequence MALEDPFSAVRREVQKAVNTARGLYGRWCELLQETRVVSAEEFDWTTNELRNSLRSIEWDLEDLEETIGIVESNPRKFRIEASELTERRAFVKQMRDSVKEMRDHISSPSALAIAERKNREMLIGGGASQKPPLEQYGPLREELVSANSRYIEEQQLQQQLIIDQQDEQLELVSGSIRVLKHMSGQVGDELEEQSLMLEEFAQEMDSTQSHMDGVLKKMAKVSHMTSDRRQWCAIGILLVLLIVFVLFCCC, from the exons ATGGCCCTGGAGGACCCGTTCTCCGCCGTGCGGAG GGAGGTGCAGAAGGCCGTGAACACGGCCCGGGGGCTCTACGGGCGCTGGTGCGAGCTGCTGCAGGAGACTCGTGTGGTCAGCGCGGAGGAGTTTGACTGGACCACGAACGAGCTGCGCAACAGCCTGCGTAGCATCGAGTGGGACCTGGAGGATCTGGAGGAGACCATCG GCATTGTGGAGTCAAACCCTCGCAAGTTCAGGATCGAAGCCAGCGAGCTGACGGAGAGACGGGCCTTCGTGAAACAGATGCGGGACTCTGTCAAG GAGATGCGGGATCACATATCCAGCCCGTCAGCCCTGGCCATCGCTGAGCGGAAAAACAGAGAG ATGCTGATTGGCGGTGGGGCCAGCCAGAAGCCCCCCCTGGAGCAATACGGCCCGCTGCGGGAGGAGCTGGTGTCCGCCAATTCCCGCTATATTGAGGAGCAGCAACTGCAGCAGCAG CTGATCATAGACCAGCAGGATGAGCAGCTGGAGCTGGTGTCGGGCAGCATCCGGGTCTTGAAGCACATGTCGGGCCAGGTTGGGGATGAGCTGGAGGAGCAGAGctt GATGCTGGAGGAGTTTGCCCAGGAGATGGACAGCACCCAGTCCCACATGGATGGCGTGCTGAAGAAGATGGCCAAGGTGTCCCACATGACCAGCG acCGGCGGCAGTGGTGTGCGATTGGCATTCTGCTCGTTCTCCTCATCGTG ttcgttcttttttgttgttgttga
- the STX10 gene encoding syntaxin-10 isoform X1, which yields MALEDPFSAVRREVQKAVNTARGLYGRWCELLQETRVVSAEEFDWTTNELRNSLRSIEWDLEDLEETIGIVESNPRKFRIEASELTERRAFVKQMRDSVKEMRDHISSPSALAIAERKNREMLIGGGASQKPPLEQYGPLREELVSANSRYIEEQQLQQQLIIDQQDEQLELVSGSIRVLKHMSGQVGDELEEQSLPAAVVCDWHSARSPHRGAYPLLHSVIDWPGLPGRGGSILLTSPPTMHMPPSLLGKQPGSCPAGARPTPVPFSDPWGWHLWERKGTSRYQGRFLLGIWFRSPAAFASTSGASSACREQ from the exons ATGGCCCTGGAGGACCCGTTCTCCGCCGTGCGGAG GGAGGTGCAGAAGGCCGTGAACACGGCCCGGGGGCTCTACGGGCGCTGGTGCGAGCTGCTGCAGGAGACTCGTGTGGTCAGCGCGGAGGAGTTTGACTGGACCACGAACGAGCTGCGCAACAGCCTGCGTAGCATCGAGTGGGACCTGGAGGATCTGGAGGAGACCATCG GCATTGTGGAGTCAAACCCTCGCAAGTTCAGGATCGAAGCCAGCGAGCTGACGGAGAGACGGGCCTTCGTGAAACAGATGCGGGACTCTGTCAAG GAGATGCGGGATCACATATCCAGCCCGTCAGCCCTGGCCATCGCTGAGCGGAAAAACAGAGAG ATGCTGATTGGCGGTGGGGCCAGCCAGAAGCCCCCCCTGGAGCAATACGGCCCGCTGCGGGAGGAGCTGGTGTCCGCCAATTCCCGCTATATTGAGGAGCAGCAACTGCAGCAGCAG CTGATCATAGACCAGCAGGATGAGCAGCTGGAGCTGGTGTCGGGCAGCATCCGGGTCTTGAAGCACATGTCGGGCCAGGTTGGGGATGAGCTGGAGGAGCAGAGctt acCGGCGGCAGTGGTGTGCGATTGGCATTCTGCTCGTTCTCCTCATCGTGGTGCTTATCCTCTTCTTCACTCTGTAATTGACTGGCCAGGACTGCCGGGGCGGGGAGGCAGCATTCTCCTGACCAGCCCCCCCACCATGCACATGCCTCCATCGTTGCTTGGCAAGCAGCCTGGGAGCTGTCCTGCTGGAGCACGGCCCACCCCGGTGCCTTTCTCTGACCCTTGGGGCTGGCACCTGTGGGAAAGAAAAGGCACCTCCAGGTACCAGGGGAGATTCCTGCTGGGAATCTGGTTCAGGTCCCCCGCAGCCTTTGCTTCCACATCGGGGGCATCCTCAGCCTGTAGGGAGCAGTAG
- the STX10 gene encoding syntaxin-10 isoform X3: MALEDPFSAVRREVQKAVNTARGLYGRWCELLQETRVVSAEEFDWTTNELRNSLRSIEWDLEDLEETIGIVESNPRKFRIEASELTERRAFVKQMRDSVKEMRDHISSPSALAIAERKNREMLIGGGASQKPPLEQYGPLREELVSANSRYIEEQQLQQQLIIDQQDEQLELVSGSIRVLKHMSGQVGDELEEQSLMLEEFAQEMDSTQSHMDGVLKKMAKVSHMTSDRRQWCAIGILLVLLIVVLILFFTL, from the exons ATGGCCCTGGAGGACCCGTTCTCCGCCGTGCGGAG GGAGGTGCAGAAGGCCGTGAACACGGCCCGGGGGCTCTACGGGCGCTGGTGCGAGCTGCTGCAGGAGACTCGTGTGGTCAGCGCGGAGGAGTTTGACTGGACCACGAACGAGCTGCGCAACAGCCTGCGTAGCATCGAGTGGGACCTGGAGGATCTGGAGGAGACCATCG GCATTGTGGAGTCAAACCCTCGCAAGTTCAGGATCGAAGCCAGCGAGCTGACGGAGAGACGGGCCTTCGTGAAACAGATGCGGGACTCTGTCAAG GAGATGCGGGATCACATATCCAGCCCGTCAGCCCTGGCCATCGCTGAGCGGAAAAACAGAGAG ATGCTGATTGGCGGTGGGGCCAGCCAGAAGCCCCCCCTGGAGCAATACGGCCCGCTGCGGGAGGAGCTGGTGTCCGCCAATTCCCGCTATATTGAGGAGCAGCAACTGCAGCAGCAG CTGATCATAGACCAGCAGGATGAGCAGCTGGAGCTGGTGTCGGGCAGCATCCGGGTCTTGAAGCACATGTCGGGCCAGGTTGGGGATGAGCTGGAGGAGCAGAGctt GATGCTGGAGGAGTTTGCCCAGGAGATGGACAGCACCCAGTCCCACATGGATGGCGTGCTGAAGAAGATGGCCAAGGTGTCCCACATGACCAGCG acCGGCGGCAGTGGTGTGCGATTGGCATTCTGCTCGTTCTCCTCATCGTGGTGCTTATCCTCTTCTTCACTCTGTAA
- the IER2 gene encoding immediate early response gene 2 protein, with protein sequence MEVQKEAQRIMTLSVWKMYNSRLQRGGLRLHRSLQLSLVMRSAREVYLSAKLEEDEEGGLGPQPCLGEEGAGQPPLPAAAAASPGPQAPEERAAPADRGSAPGAGDPEPMETQDSSGDVPQAPAPLAAPAPGAGRRPARGVSLPPPGKASRKRRSSSLDKPGAAEAGLVPTKKARLEAAEEEGERQPQGQDGPFPSLAKVLQTRFSGMLRGGPPKGPEPTPGCRPGDGVLSILVRAVVAF encoded by the coding sequence ATGGAGGTGCAGAAGGAAGCCCAGCGCATCATGACCCTGTCGGTGTGGAAGATGTACAACTCCCGCCTGCAGCGCGGCGGCCTCCGGCTGCACCGGAGCCTGCAGCTCTCGCTGGTCATGCGGAGCGCCCGGGAGGTCTATCTCTCCGCCAAGCTGGAGGAGGACGAGGAGGGGGGACTTGGGCCGCAGCCCtgcctgggggaggaaggggccgggCAGCCCCCACtgccggccgccgccgccgcctcccccggcccccaggccCCGGAGGAGCGGGCAGCCCCCGCGGACCGTGGAAGCGCCCCGGGCGCCGGCGATCCGGAGCCCATGGAGACGCAGGACAGCAGCGGGGACGTGCCCCAGGCGCCCGCCCCTCTGGCGGCTCCAGCGCCCGGGGCGGGTAGGCGGCCGGCGCGGGGGGTTTCGTTGCCGCCCCCGGGCAAAGCCAGCAGGAAGCGGCGGAGCAGCAGCTTGGACAAGCCGGGGGCGGCCGAGGCCGGGCTGGTGCCCACCAAGAAGGCCCGGCTGGAGGCGGCGGAGGAGGAGGGCGAGCGGCAGCCCCAGGGACAGGacggccccttccccagcctggccaaAGTCCTGCAGACCCGCTTCTCCGGGATGCTGCGGGGCGGCCCGCCCAAGGGCCCCGAGCCCACGCCGGGCTGCCGGCCCGGGGACGGGGTGCTCAGCATACTGGTCCGAGCCGTGGTGGCCTTTTAA